From a region of the Acinetobacter larvae genome:
- a CDS encoding AmiS/UreI family transporter, with the protein MLGISLFFIGAVLIVNGVGLTGRIHAKESAPFNLLVGLLALFINLVALYRATETMSYFAVAGGLLFAFTYLYLAVVQWFGLKGSGLGWYCLFVAISALVFAVMSSDYRLIAMWLVWASLWFLFFLSLALEKELKFLAAYTIFVGIVSCWLPGLMLLTGYW; encoded by the coding sequence ATGTTGGGAATTTCACTTTTTTTTATTGGTGCGGTATTGATCGTCAATGGTGTAGGGCTCACAGGGCGTATTCACGCCAAAGAGTCAGCACCTTTCAATCTCTTGGTTGGTTTATTAGCTCTTTTTATCAATCTTGTCGCGTTGTATCGGGCTACGGAGACCATGAGTTATTTTGCCGTGGCAGGCGGTTTATTATTTGCATTTACGTATTTATATCTTGCAGTCGTCCAGTGGTTTGGCCTAAAAGGTAGTGGGCTGGGCTGGTATTGTTTATTTGTTGCCATCAGTGCGCTGGTCTTTGCCGTGATGAGTAGCGATTATCGTTTGATTGCCATGTGGTTGGTGTGGGCAAGTTTATGGTTTCTCTTTTTTCTCAGTTTGGCGCTTGAAAAAGAGTTAAAATTCTTAGCCGCTTATACCATATTTGTTGGCATTGTCAGTTGTTGGCTGCCGGGGCTTATGCTTTTAACAGGCTATTGGTAA
- a CDS encoding multidrug effflux MFS transporter, which yields MNKSVGFKITLSLASIVALGPAAIDMYLASMPNMAKDLHSSYAATQMTLTVFLMFMGLGQLIFGPLSDAIGRRRPLLLGLITYLIAALWAASANSLDSLILARVIQGIGASMAIVVVMSMVRDLLDGAAAAQLYALLNTIVALGPIVAPAIGGMIGAHYGWRGVMLVLALLAAAVLCNSVMNIKESLPKAQRTQLNSKEVIHTYLSICKNRVFAFNLLALSAVYFFLFAYIGGSAYVYQTDFQLSLQQFGFVFGLTSVSLILGASSSAYWVKKIAVTRLAMIGALIMMLGCAVCIGAYLLSFGLLGIVAGISLGLFGLGILEATLMAIAMGSQRQALGASSALLGAFPMLLSSTATPIAGRLVEMGTLYWLTVLGAIGPVILILVFLGARVPKYATINHAHR from the coding sequence ATGAACAAATCTGTGGGTTTCAAAATAACCCTATCTTTGGCGAGTATTGTCGCCCTAGGTCCCGCAGCAATAGATATGTACTTGGCTTCTATGCCCAATATGGCAAAAGACCTACACAGCAGTTATGCTGCAACCCAAATGACCTTAACGGTTTTCTTGATGTTTATGGGCTTAGGTCAGCTCATTTTTGGTCCGCTCTCCGATGCCATAGGTCGTCGGCGCCCACTATTATTGGGCTTAATCACCTATCTGATTGCCGCACTTTGGGCGGCTAGCGCCAATAGTCTCGACAGTTTGATTTTAGCGCGCGTCATACAAGGGATTGGCGCTTCAATGGCAATCGTTGTGGTCATGAGTATGGTACGTGACCTGCTCGACGGCGCTGCCGCAGCTCAACTTTATGCCCTACTCAATACCATCGTCGCACTTGGTCCCATTGTGGCACCGGCAATCGGCGGCATGATTGGCGCCCATTACGGATGGCGAGGTGTCATGTTGGTGTTGGCACTCTTAGCCGCCGCAGTCCTCTGCAATAGCGTTATGAACATCAAAGAAAGCCTCCCCAAAGCACAACGCACCCAATTGAACAGTAAAGAGGTGATCCACACCTATTTAAGTATCTGTAAGAACCGTGTCTTTGCTTTTAATTTACTCGCGCTTTCAGCGGTATATTTCTTTTTATTTGCCTACATCGGCGGTTCTGCCTATGTCTACCAAACTGACTTTCAACTTAGCCTACAACAATTTGGTTTTGTCTTTGGCTTGACCAGTGTCAGTTTAATTTTAGGCGCATCATCTTCAGCCTACTGGGTGAAAAAAATTGCCGTCACGCGCCTTGCCATGATCGGTGCATTGATCATGATGCTCGGTTGTGCGGTCTGCATCGGGGCTTATTTACTGTCTTTTGGTCTGCTGGGTATTGTTGCAGGTATTAGTCTCGGCTTATTTGGTCTGGGTATTTTAGAAGCGACCTTAATGGCAATTGCCATGGGATCACAGCGCCAAGCGCTGGGTGCGAGTTCTGCCTTACTCGGTGCCTTTCCGATGTTATTATCATCAACTGCAACGCCGATAGCAGGACGACTGGTTGAAATGGGAACTTTATATTGGTTAACTGTACTGGGTGCAATTGGTCCAGTGATTTTAATCTTGGTCTTCCTCGGTGCGCGTGTTCCCAAATATGCCACCATCAATCATGCTCATCGCTAA
- a CDS encoding amino acid permease: protein MSLHSKPPSPHTPTNSTTLKRSMTKRHLIMLSLGGAIGTGLFLGSGEVIAKAGPMGAVIAYIIGGLIAYMVMLCLGELAVNQPVTGSFGAFAARNIGPGTGYMVSWMYWLGWSATLGTEFTAAALLMQEWFPSISVWIWTIIFIVGVLFSNLSSTRFFAESEFWLSMIKVMTVALFILLGLAAIFGLIPFQGATQAPLFSNLHFHDWLPNGLWPLFATMLIVNFAFNGTEMIGIAAGETENPEKNVPKAIHAAIWRLMIFFVGTIIVISALLPYQHAGLVGDAGHGAGLSNSPFVTVFQYIGIPYAEDIMRFVIITALLSTANSGLYAASRMMWALSIQKQLPKIFSKLSSRGTPVIAILVTMIGGLPGLLSEQFGADLIFKNLLGVAAFTMVIVWMSICWSQFNFRRQWLANGHSLTDLKFKTPCYPLVPILGFLCCAVTALSMAADPSMLSGFIGCLIFMAGCYASYYLLYHNKA, encoded by the coding sequence ATGTCACTGCATTCAAAACCGCCTTCGCCCCACACCCCAACCAATAGCACCACACTGAAACGGAGTATGACCAAACGACATTTGATTATGTTGTCTTTGGGCGGTGCGATTGGTACCGGGCTTTTTTTAGGCTCTGGCGAAGTGATCGCAAAAGCTGGGCCAATGGGCGCTGTGATAGCCTATATCATTGGTGGTCTCATCGCTTATATGGTGATGCTCTGTTTGGGTGAATTGGCAGTTAACCAACCTGTTACCGGTTCATTTGGTGCCTTTGCTGCACGTAATATCGGTCCGGGCACAGGCTATATGGTGTCATGGATGTATTGGCTGGGTTGGTCGGCAACCTTGGGCACAGAGTTCACTGCGGCAGCATTGCTCATGCAAGAATGGTTCCCCTCGATTTCGGTTTGGATTTGGACCATTATTTTTATTGTTGGTGTACTGTTCTCCAACCTGAGTTCCACCCGCTTCTTTGCTGAATCTGAATTTTGGCTATCGATGATTAAAGTCATGACCGTGGCTTTATTTATCTTGTTAGGGCTTGCGGCAATTTTTGGTTTAATTCCCTTTCAGGGCGCAACCCAAGCCCCCTTATTTAGCAATCTGCACTTCCACGATTGGTTGCCCAATGGTCTTTGGCCACTTTTTGCCACCATGCTCATTGTCAATTTTGCCTTTAATGGGACCGAAATGATTGGCATTGCGGCAGGTGAAACCGAAAACCCTGAAAAGAACGTCCCCAAAGCCATTCATGCTGCAATATGGCGTCTAATGATCTTCTTTGTCGGGACCATCATTGTGATTAGTGCCTTACTGCCCTATCAACATGCTGGGCTAGTCGGTGATGCAGGTCATGGAGCTGGTTTAAGTAATAGTCCCTTTGTAACTGTCTTTCAGTATATTGGTATTCCTTATGCCGAAGACATCATGCGTTTTGTTATTATTACCGCACTGCTGTCTACCGCCAACTCAGGTTTATACGCAGCTTCGCGTATGATGTGGGCACTGTCCATTCAAAAACAACTGCCGAAAATTTTCTCAAAATTAAGCAGTCGTGGCACCCCAGTTATTGCCATTCTGGTGACCATGATCGGTGGTCTGCCGGGTTTATTATCGGAACAATTTGGTGCGGATCTTATTTTTAAAAATCTGTTAGGTGTTGCTGCTTTCACCATGGTCATCGTCTGGATGAGCATTTGTTGGAGTCAATTTAACTTTAGACGTCAATGGCTTGCCAATGGTCACAGCTTGACTGATTTAAAATTTAAAACGCCTTGCTATCCCTTGGTACCGATTTTAGGCTTTCTCTGTTGTGCAGTCACTGCGCTGAGTATGGCTGCGGATCCTAGTATGCTGTCTGGCTTTATCGGTTGTTTAATTTTTATGGCTGGCTGCTATGCCAGTTACTATTTGCTCTATCACAACAAAGCTTAA
- a CDS encoding NADH:flavin oxidoreductase/NADH oxidase family protein: MSEIAEPFVIRHTRFKNRLIKAAMSEALSNHAGQVNDGLITLYRRWAEGGVGCAITGNVMVDQRAKNEPGVLVIENDHDLLQLRRWAEVGRQHQMVQLVQLSHPGRQCPKGLNRETVAPSAIGFSAALSTTFAQPRALTEQEILEIIQRFANAARVCQQAGFEGVQLHGAHGYLISQFLSPLTNQRQDRWGGSIENRMRFLLEIYHAVRAATSDDFIVAVKLNSADFQRGGISEAEVVTVFQAIDAAGIDLIEISGGSYEAPVMAGAKAERRTVSQISREAYFLAFAEKIRQQVNCPLMVTGGFRTVQAMNAALRSGACDFIGMARPFAVELDLGQRVLQGHDVRYAVKPIKTGLKVIDRMAIMEIIWYAAQFKAIAQGKAPNPKQSALLIFFKYAKSNVKAMLKGQLNSRRR; the protein is encoded by the coding sequence ATGTCTGAGATTGCTGAGCCTTTTGTAATAAGGCATACCCGATTTAAAAACCGCTTGATTAAAGCCGCCATGAGTGAGGCGCTGTCGAATCATGCTGGGCAAGTGAACGATGGCTTAATCACTTTGTATCGGCGCTGGGCTGAAGGCGGTGTTGGCTGTGCGATTACAGGCAATGTCATGGTTGACCAACGTGCTAAAAATGAACCCGGCGTGTTGGTGATTGAAAATGATCATGACTTGCTCCAATTAAGGCGTTGGGCAGAGGTAGGGCGGCAGCATCAGATGGTGCAGTTGGTACAGCTTTCTCATCCTGGGCGCCAATGTCCCAAAGGCTTAAATCGTGAAACAGTGGCGCCATCGGCGATTGGCTTTAGTGCGGCATTATCAACCACTTTTGCCCAGCCGCGTGCATTGACTGAACAAGAAATTTTAGAGATTATCCAGCGCTTTGCCAATGCTGCCCGCGTTTGTCAACAAGCTGGTTTTGAGGGAGTGCAACTGCATGGTGCACATGGTTATTTGATCAGTCAGTTCCTATCGCCTTTGACCAACCAGCGTCAAGACCGTTGGGGTGGTTCGATTGAAAATCGTATGCGTTTTTTATTGGAAATTTACCATGCCGTGCGCGCAGCCACGTCAGATGATTTTATTGTAGCAGTGAAATTGAACTCGGCAGATTTTCAGCGCGGAGGCATCAGTGAAGCTGAAGTGGTCACAGTGTTTCAGGCTATTGATGCTGCGGGGATTGATCTGATTGAAATTTCTGGTGGGAGCTATGAAGCACCGGTGATGGCAGGCGCAAAGGCAGAACGTCGCACGGTCAGTCAAATTAGTCGTGAAGCCTATTTCTTGGCTTTTGCTGAAAAAATTCGTCAGCAGGTCAATTGCCCCTTAATGGTCACGGGTGGTTTTCGTACAGTACAAGCCATGAATGCTGCTTTACGTAGTGGTGCTTGTGATTTTATTGGTATGGCACGTCCCTTTGCAGTTGAGCTTGATCTAGGGCAGAGAGTATTACAAGGTCATGATGTGCGTTATGCCGTAAAGCCGATAAAAACAGGTTTGAAAGTCATTGATAGGATGGCAATCATGGAAATCATTTGGTATGCCGCGCAATTTAAAGCGATCGCCCAAGGCAAAGCACCGAATCCCAAGCAATCGGCATTGCTGATCTTTTTTAAATATGCCAAAAGTAATGTCAAAGCGATGCTCAAAGGGCAGTTAAATTCACGTCGCCGTTGA
- a CDS encoding amino acid permease produces the protein MCPSDSQNDAATQSTAQKTGLKRAMSTRHLVMLSLGGAIGTGLFLGSGEVIAATGPIGAILAYILGGLIAYMVMLCLGELAVHMPVSGSFGSYATKFIGPGTGYMVTWLYWLTWTATLGTEFTAAALLMQEWFPQVSVWLWTLIFAATVFILNISSTRLFAESEFWLSLVKVLTVIAFIVIGLCAIFGLISFNGAESAPLFNNFIHDDWFPKGAWPIFTTMLIVNFAFSGTELIGVAAGETQDPARNVPKAINAAIWRLLIFFVGTIVVISALLPYQEAGLNASHGVSNSPFVTVFAYVGIPHADDIIRFVIITALLSAANSGLYAASRMMYALSIKQQLPQVFSKLSRSGIPFIAIIVTMFGAVPGLLSEQFAAETIFKNLLGVAAFTMVIVWMSICWSHFNFRRQWYRDGYRKEQLKFIAPFFPWVPILGFVFCFITGISMAADPEMLPGFIGCLIFIAACYLSHYYFYRHKTP, from the coding sequence ATGTGCCCATCAGATTCGCAAAATGATGCTGCAACCCAGAGTACAGCACAAAAAACCGGTTTAAAGCGTGCAATGAGCACACGTCATTTGGTCATGCTGTCTTTGGGCGGTGCGATCGGAACTGGCTTATTTTTAGGCTCCGGTGAAGTGATCGCAGCAACCGGTCCCATCGGTGCCATTCTGGCTTATATTTTAGGTGGTTTAATTGCCTATATGGTGATGCTCTGCCTCGGTGAACTGGCGGTACACATGCCCGTTTCCGGTTCTTTCGGGAGTTACGCCACCAAGTTCATCGGTCCCGGAACGGGTTATATGGTCACTTGGCTATACTGGTTAACTTGGACGGCAACACTGGGCACTGAGTTTACCGCAGCCGCTTTACTCATGCAGGAATGGTTTCCACAAGTGTCTGTTTGGCTGTGGACACTGATTTTCGCGGCAACGGTGTTTATACTCAATATTAGCTCTACACGCTTATTTGCCGAATCTGAATTTTGGCTCTCCTTGGTCAAAGTCTTGACCGTTATTGCTTTTATTGTGATAGGTCTGTGTGCCATCTTTGGTTTGATCTCTTTTAATGGTGCTGAATCTGCCCCGTTATTTAACAATTTTATTCACGATGATTGGTTCCCTAAAGGCGCGTGGCCAATTTTCACCACCATGCTCATTGTCAATTTTGCCTTCTCTGGTACAGAATTGATCGGTGTTGCCGCAGGCGAAACACAAGACCCAGCACGCAATGTTCCCAAAGCCATCAATGCTGCGATCTGGCGTCTACTGATCTTCTTTGTGGGAACCATTGTGGTGATTAGTGCCTTGTTGCCATACCAAGAGGCAGGACTCAATGCCTCACATGGCGTCAGCAATAGCCCATTTGTGACCGTATTTGCTTATGTCGGAATTCCCCATGCCGATGATATAATCCGCTTCGTGATTATTACCGCATTGCTCTCTGCTGCCAACTCAGGACTCTATGCGGCATCTCGCATGATGTATGCATTGTCGATTAAACAGCAATTGCCGCAAGTCTTTTCTAAACTCAGCCGCTCAGGCATTCCCTTCATTGCGATTATTGTAACCATGTTTGGTGCTGTGCCTGGTTTACTGTCAGAACAATTTGCCGCTGAAACGATTTTTAAAAACTTACTCGGTGTCGCGGCCTTTACCATGGTCATCGTCTGGATGAGCATTTGTTGGTCGCATTTTAATTTTAGACGACAATGGTATCGTGATGGATATCGTAAAGAACAACTCAAATTTATTGCGCCCTTCTTTCCTTGGGTGCCCATTCTAGGCTTTGTCTTTTGTTTTATTACCGGCATTAGTATGGCTGCCGATCCAGAGATGCTACCGGGTTTTATCGGTTGTTTAATCTTTATCGCGGCATGCTACCTCAGCCACTATTATTTCTATCGTCATAAAACGCCGTAA
- a CDS encoding IS1182 family transposase gives MAIKTYHQNQLHLIPHSFDDLIPEKHPVRLVNKVLDQIDSSPLVNAYDESGRPGYHPLLMLKIMVYAYMTNTYSSRKIEKALRENINFMWLSNMTIIDHNTINRFRNSKLEQCFKDIFKQIVLMLAEEGVITLKEIYTDGTKLEAQANRYTFVWGNAIKTNKAKMLKQLDELWKYAHQIEVGDQEPSKLEITEISSHTIDQVLKAIDDRLNEHSIQPDQATKKKLGAVKKNFKNRLIDYEEKEKILDGRNSYSKTDHDATFMRMKEDHMKNGQLKAGYNVQISTENQVIVNYSVHQNSNDFPTLKPHLEQMRELYGEEQFQELEVITADAGYGSEENYQYLEQQGLLAYIKYSTFDLERRQQRGKKAKQNLKNKQYLHYNAIDDYYVCPMGQHMTKIKDKQTKTSSGFIQHISIYEAQRCEGCPLRSSCHKSQGNRRIERNHHLEHYRTLMYERLLSEEGIEKRKRRSIEVEPVFGHIKSNRGFKRFTLRGMRKVNLEFGLHALAHNMMKMAA, from the coding sequence ATGGCTATAAAGACATATCACCAAAACCAACTTCACTTAATTCCTCATAGCTTTGATGACTTGATTCCTGAGAAACACCCTGTTCGCTTAGTGAATAAAGTATTGGATCAAATTGACAGTAGCCCATTAGTAAATGCGTATGATGAATCTGGTCGACCAGGTTATCACCCACTACTCATGCTTAAAATCATGGTCTACGCTTATATGACCAATACCTATTCCTCTCGTAAAATCGAAAAAGCTCTACGTGAAAATATTAATTTCATGTGGTTAAGCAATATGACCATTATTGATCACAATACGATTAATCGCTTTAGAAATTCAAAGTTAGAGCAATGCTTTAAAGACATATTCAAACAGATCGTATTGATGTTAGCTGAAGAAGGAGTCATTACTTTAAAAGAGATTTACACAGATGGCACCAAACTTGAGGCACAAGCCAATCGCTACACCTTTGTGTGGGGTAATGCAATTAAAACCAACAAAGCTAAGATGCTTAAACAGCTAGATGAACTATGGAAGTATGCTCACCAAATCGAAGTTGGCGATCAAGAACCGAGTAAGCTTGAAATCACAGAAATATCATCGCATACGATAGATCAAGTTTTAAAAGCGATAGATGATCGTTTGAATGAACATTCGATTCAACCGGATCAAGCGACTAAAAAGAAATTAGGTGCGGTAAAAAAAAACTTTAAGAATCGACTAATAGACTACGAAGAAAAAGAAAAGATCCTTGATGGGCGCAATTCGTATAGCAAGACTGACCATGATGCAACTTTCATGCGGATGAAGGAAGACCATATGAAAAATGGTCAACTTAAGGCTGGTTATAATGTTCAAATAAGCACTGAAAATCAGGTAATTGTTAATTATAGCGTGCATCAAAATAGTAATGACTTTCCTACATTAAAGCCCCATTTAGAGCAAATGCGTGAACTTTATGGCGAAGAACAGTTTCAAGAACTTGAAGTTATTACCGCTGATGCAGGTTATGGTAGTGAGGAAAACTATCAATATTTAGAACAGCAAGGGTTATTAGCGTATATCAAATACAGCACCTTTGACTTAGAACGTCGTCAACAACGTGGTAAAAAAGCCAAACAGAATTTAAAAAATAAGCAATATCTACATTACAACGCGATTGATGACTATTATGTTTGCCCAATGGGACAACATATGACGAAGATCAAAGATAAACAAACAAAAACCAGTAGTGGATTCATTCAACATATCAGTATTTATGAGGCACAGCGATGCGAAGGATGCCCGCTTAGAAGTAGCTGCCATAAGAGCCAGGGCAATAGACGAATTGAGAGAAACCATCATTTAGAGCATTACAGGACGTTAATGTATGAACGCTTACTAAGTGAAGAAGGAATCGAAAAGCGTAAGCGACGAAGTATAGAAGTTGAACCGGTGTTTGGACATATAAAGTCGAATCGAGGCTTTAAGAGATTCACGCTTAGAGGGATGCGAAAAGTGAATTTAGAGTTTGGATTACATGCTTTAGCACACAATATGATGAAAATGGCAGCTTAA
- a CDS encoding TetR/AcrR family transcriptional regulator — translation MHVYTPRTAAKQRLIDAAFEHFVRHGYDAASLRAIAEHVGIRKASIYTHFASKEAIFAQLLADALYLECTFVQQCFETTDAQLGPGEAYCQAFQSRYQQNISTRFLIRMAYAPPSCFIEKIQQNYEYYIQRIRQYMQHALQEYHLPQAKQRLYIDAYLGIVDSLSVELLYAGNVYRHRFDAMMMLYHSAYDALAIQTNEHSKPVHTPSPKAP, via the coding sequence ATGCACGTCTACACGCCGCGAACTGCAGCCAAACAACGTCTCATCGATGCGGCTTTTGAGCACTTTGTGCGACATGGTTATGATGCGGCGTCTTTACGTGCCATTGCTGAACATGTTGGGATTCGCAAAGCTTCTATTTATACCCATTTCGCCAGCAAAGAAGCTATTTTTGCACAGCTTTTAGCGGATGCACTGTATCTGGAATGCACTTTTGTACAGCAATGTTTCGAAACAACAGATGCACAACTGGGACCTGGTGAAGCCTATTGCCAAGCCTTCCAAAGTCGCTACCAACAGAATATCAGTACGCGTTTTTTAATCCGTATGGCCTATGCACCACCCAGTTGTTTTATTGAGAAAATCCAACAAAATTATGAATATTATATCCAGCGAATTCGACAGTACATGCAACATGCTTTACAAGAGTATCATTTGCCTCAAGCCAAACAAAGGCTGTATATCGATGCCTATCTTGGGATAGTCGATAGCTTAAGTGTTGAATTGTTATATGCAGGCAATGTCTATCGCCATCGTTTTGATGCCATGATGATGCTGTATCATTCAGCCTATGATGCCTTAGCAATTCAAACAAATGAGCACAGCAAGCCAGTGCATACGCCCAGCCCCAAAGCACCCTAG
- a CDS encoding lipase family protein: MRLIFIHGMSQQEHQAHSLKQHWRDIFQQGLQHSQSRYHAEDFEIEMAFYGDLITHYQSQRALALAEVQKKLPQPLVKLWQRANLANYYTRSAATTQIPLLPIYRPQQKASLKHQLWWRSLRFKDEIYKDLMIRLNRHPQLHLKVLQHFLTESYLYLCNDHFMQAVHQRLQQRFAHSSEPAIVVAHSLGTVIAYNFLRANPQFAVQRLITLASPLPYQAMKKSFKQRVARPTSLLGDWYNFCADEDFFATQPLDRAPFNFQPQIINQTIHTFVDKPHEIIGYLQHPQVIRAITLE; encoded by the coding sequence ATGCGTTTAATATTTATTCATGGGATGAGCCAACAAGAACATCAAGCACACAGCTTAAAACAACACTGGCGCGATATCTTTCAACAAGGGCTACAACATAGCCAAAGCCGTTATCATGCGGAAGACTTTGAAATTGAAATGGCTTTTTATGGGGATCTGATCACACACTATCAGTCTCAACGCGCGTTGGCTTTGGCAGAAGTACAAAAAAAACTGCCACAACCCTTGGTCAAATTATGGCAACGTGCCAACTTAGCCAACTATTATACCCGTAGCGCAGCGACAACACAGATTCCATTACTCCCGATCTATCGCCCACAGCAGAAAGCATCACTCAAACACCAACTCTGGTGGCGTTCATTGCGCTTTAAAGATGAGATTTATAAAGACTTAATGATCAGACTCAATCGTCATCCACAACTGCATCTAAAAGTATTACAACACTTTCTCACGGAAAGTTATCTCTACCTCTGCAATGACCACTTTATGCAAGCCGTGCATCAACGCTTACAGCAGCGTTTTGCACACAGTAGCGAACCTGCCATTGTGGTGGCACACTCTTTGGGCACAGTAATCGCCTATAATTTTCTCAGGGCAAATCCGCAGTTTGCTGTACAGCGCTTGATTACCTTGGCTTCGCCTTTGCCCTATCAAGCCATGAAAAAAAGTTTCAAGCAGCGTGTAGCACGCCCCACCAGCCTATTGGGGGATTGGTATAATTTCTGTGCCGATGAAGATTTTTTTGCGACTCAGCCCCTTGATCGTGCCCCTTTTAATTTCCAACCACAGATCATAAACCAGACAATTCACACTTTTGTCGATAAACCCCACGAGATTATTGGTTATTTACAACATCCCCAAGTCATTCGCGCTATTACCCTTGAGTAG
- a CDS encoding dipeptide ABC transporter ATP-binding protein, giving the protein MHSIQDDNNSAATAGPILSITQLQIALAAQPKQILLQSLSLQLHAGETLAIVGESGSAKSLTALAILGLLPPTLSCQGRIDYRGKNLLTASDRALLALRGRKIALILQEPMTALNALHRVEKILAQSWALAGYAKASWRQRSLDILHEVGIEDAEQKLRCYPFELSGGQRQRLMIAAAIALAPDILIADEPTTALDVSLQQQILELLQRLQQQRGMAIILISHDLNLIRRYAQQVVVLKKGQVMEQGSVSDIFQHAQSDYTQQLLHADFGQAQPYLAHAETLLCVNALQVDYQLKSGWLQQHKQQFTALHALNFQLPVGSCLGVVGESGSGKTTLAQALVRLLPSQGQMVFLGQDLNLLSNQKLSPIRRKMQMVFQDPFASLNPRMRVYDIIAEGLCCLQLARSLVQEKVLQALSAVDLAASFAERYPHQLSGGQRQRVALARAIILRPQLLILDEPTSALDRVTQIAILALLRRLQQQYQMSYIFISHDLQQVQAICQQVLVLKQGQVVEYGRTAQVFQQPQHHYTQQLLAAHQLSQSTS; this is encoded by the coding sequence ATGCATTCGATCCAAGACGACAATAACAGCGCAGCGACAGCAGGACCTATCTTAAGCATTACACAGTTGCAGATAGCTCTTGCTGCACAGCCTAAGCAAATCTTATTGCAATCGCTTTCCTTACAGTTACATGCCGGTGAAACCTTGGCTATTGTGGGCGAAAGTGGTTCGGCAAAGTCCCTAACCGCATTGGCCATTTTGGGTTTATTGCCACCAACTTTATCTTGTCAAGGGCGAATCGACTATCGCGGGAAAAATCTGCTGACAGCTTCTGATCGGGCATTATTGGCATTACGTGGTCGAAAAATTGCCTTAATTTTACAAGAACCCATGACGGCATTAAATGCCTTACATCGGGTCGAAAAGATTTTAGCGCAGTCTTGGGCGCTGGCGGGTTATGCCAAAGCATCTTGGCGACAACGCAGTCTGGATATTCTGCATGAGGTGGGCATTGAGGATGCGGAACAAAAATTACGCTGCTATCCATTTGAGCTCTCTGGTGGGCAGCGGCAACGATTAATGATCGCTGCTGCCATTGCACTGGCACCGGATATTTTAATTGCCGATGAACCGACGACGGCATTGGATGTGAGTTTACAACAACAGATTCTCGAGCTATTACAACGCTTGCAACAGCAACGCGGTATGGCAATCATCCTGATTAGTCATGATTTGAATTTAATACGCCGTTATGCGCAACAGGTGGTGGTGTTAAAAAAAGGTCAGGTCATGGAGCAGGGCAGTGTTAGCGATATTTTTCAGCATGCACAGAGTGATTATACTCAGCAGTTATTGCATGCCGATTTTGGTCAAGCCCAGCCATATTTAGCGCATGCAGAAACGTTATTGTGCGTGAATGCTTTGCAAGTTGATTATCAGCTCAAATCGGGGTGGTTGCAGCAGCACAAACAGCAGTTTACCGCACTGCATGCACTGAATTTTCAGTTGCCTGTGGGCAGTTGTTTAGGTGTGGTGGGGGAAAGCGGCTCCGGCAAAACAACGCTAGCACAAGCATTGGTCCGATTGCTGCCGAGCCAAGGGCAAATGGTATTTTTAGGGCAAGATCTTAATCTATTGTCTAACCAGAAGCTCAGTCCGATACGTCGGAAAATGCAAATGGTTTTTCAAGACCCTTTTGCGAGCTTAAACCCGCGTATGCGCGTGTACGATATTATTGCAGAAGGGCTGTGCTGTTTACAGCTTGCCCGCAGCTTGGTGCAAGAAAAAGTATTACAAGCATTATCTGCGGTAGATTTGGCGGCATCTTTTGCCGAGCGTTATCCGCATCAACTGTCTGGTGGGCAGCGGCAAAGGGTGGCGTTGGCGCGTGCCATTATTTTACGACCGCAATTGTTGATTTTAGATGAACCGACCTCTGCTTTAGATCGTGTTACGCAAATTGCTATTTTGGCATTACTGCGCAGGCTGCAACAACAATATCAGATGAGCTATATTTTTATTAGCCATGATTTACAGCAAGTTCAAGCCATTTGCCAGCAGGTTCTGGTACTCAAACAGGGACAAGTGGTGGAATATGGTCGAACAGCGCAAGTTTTCCAACAACCGCAGCATCACTACACCCAGCAATTGTTGGCGGCTCACCAACTCAGTCAATCGACGTCTTAA